A region of Ictidomys tridecemlineatus isolate mIctTri1 chromosome 4, mIctTri1.hap1, whole genome shotgun sequence DNA encodes the following proteins:
- the Ankk1 gene encoding LOW QUALITY PROTEIN: ankyrin repeat and protein kinase domain-containing protein 1 (The sequence of the model RefSeq protein was modified relative to this genomic sequence to represent the inferred CDS: inserted 4 bases in 4 codons; deleted 1 base in 1 codon; substituted 4 bases at 4 genomic stop codons): MATSPLEQQLGRLTIFTLDDFKDDWHQVASGGFGHMFQAXHTHWRTQYAIKCFPCLQHEATSSDVNCLIEEAIKMEKIKFQHIVSIYGICKQPLGIVMEFMANGSLEKMLPTHRLCWQLKFCIIHETSLAMNFLHSIKPPLLHLDLKPGNILLDGNMHVKISDFGLSKWIERSTQMQCIKRSALWGTLSYXPPEMFLDSNKATRPKYDVXSFGIVIWELLTQKKPNSGLNLMTVIIRVAAGMWLSLQPVSDXWPGEAQQMVDLMRRCWDQDPKKSSCFLDITIETDMLRSLLQNFVTDPKSETLARKVSCKPSLHQPQEIKELFFQYLPPTDSGDYLKRILQLSDSESLDPTDEELXAQGSVEQVRLLLALEVDVDCQTASGYTPLLIAAQDXQPDLXALLLAHGAGANLVDDDGWAPLHFAAQNGDDHTARLLLDHGALVDAQEHEGWTPLHLATQNNFENVTRILVSRQADSNLREVEGRTPLHVAAYFGHVSLVKLLTGQGAELDAQQRNLQTALHLAVEQGKLRAIQHLLKSGPAPDALDENGYGPLHIAATRGKYLICKMLLRYGASLELPTHQGWTLLHLATYKGHXEIIHLLAENHAVLDALGGMNWTPLHLAACYREEVVVLALLQCGTDPNATEKLGWTPLHLVVQRGAFLGVINLLEHHADVCARNKVGWTPAHLAPLQDYTAILKVLVKAGAQLDVQDGVGCTSLQRALQSQKQGTMAFLEGKEPPLATLGGAELGTQTEV, encoded by the exons CTCTGATGTAAATTGCCtcattgaagaagcaatcaaaatggagaaaatcaaGTTTCAgcacattgtgtccatctacgggATATGCAAGCAGCCCCTGGGCATTGTGATGGAGTTCATGGCCAATGGCTCCCTGGAGAAGATGCTTCCCACCCACAGACTCTGCTGGCAACTCAAGTTCTGCATCATCCATGAGACCAGCTTGGCCATGAACTTCCTTCACAGCATTAAGCCACCTCTGCTCCACCTAGACCTGAAGCCAGGCAACATCCTGCTGGACGGCAACATGCATGTCAAG ATTTCAGACTTTGGTCTGTCCAAGTGGATAGAACGGTCGACCCAGATGCAGTGCATCAAAAGGTCGGCTCTGTGGGGCACGCTCAGCT ATCCCCCTGAGATGTTCCTGGACAGTAACAAGGCCACGAGGCCCAAGTACGATGTGTAGAG CTTTGGGATTGTCATCTGGGAGCTCCTCACTCAGAAGAAACCAAATTCAG GACTCAACCTGATGACTGTCATCATCAGAGTGGCTGCAGGTATGTGGCTCTCCCTGCAGCCTGTCTCTG GATGGCCAGGCGAGGCCCAGCAGATGGTGGACCTGATGAGGCGCTGCTGGGACCAGGACCCCAAGAAGAGTTCGTGCTTTCTAG ACATCACAATCGAGACAGACATGCTACGGTCACTGCTCCAGAACTTTGTGACAGACCCCAAGAGTGAGACCCTGGCCAGGAAGGTGTCTTGTAAGCCATCACTGCACCAGCCCCAAGAG ATCAAAGAGctcttttttcaatatcttccTCCAACAGACTCAGGAGACTACTTGAAGAGGATCCTGCAACTCTCTGACAGCGAGAGTTTGGATCCAACGGATGAGGAAC CTGCCCAGGGAAGTGTGGAGCAGGTGAGGCTGCTCCTGGCACTCGAGGTTGATGTGGACTGCCAGACAGCCTCTGGCTACACACCCCTCCTCATTGCCGCCCAGGACTAGCAGCCTGACCTCTGAGCTCTGCTCCTGGCACATGGTGCTGGTGCCAACCTGGTGGATGATGATGGCTGGGCCCCACTGCACTTTGCAGCCCAGAATGGGGATGACCACACTGCCCGCCTGCTCCTGGACCATGGGGCCCTCGTGGATGCTCAGGAGCATGAGGGCTGGACCCCACTCCACCTGGCCACACAGAACAATTTTGAGAATGTGACACGGATTTTGGTCTCCCGTCAAGCTGACTCTAACCTACGTGAGGTTGAGGGCAGGACTCCCCTGCATGTGGCTGCCTACTTTGGCCATGTCAGTCTGGTCAAGCTGTTGACAGGACAGGGGGCTGAGCTGGATGCTCAGCAGAGAAACCTGCAGACAGCCCTGCACCTGGCAGTAGAGCAGGGCAAACTGAGGGCCATCCAACACTTGCTGAAGAGTGGGCCGGCCCCTGACGCCCTTGACGAAAATGGCTATGGCCCACTGCATATCGCTGCCACCAGGGGCAAGTACCTCATCTGCAAGATGCTGCTCAGGTATGGGGCCAGCCTTGAGCTTCCCACGCACCAGGGCTGGACACTCCTGCATCTAGCCACCTACAAGGGCC CTGAGATCATCCACCTGCTGGCTGAGAACCATGCAGTCTTGGATGCTCTTGGAGGTATGAACTGGACACCCCTGCACCTGGCTGCCTGCTACAGGGAGGAGGTAGTGGTGTTAGCACTGCTGCAGTGTGGGACTGACCCCAATGCCACCGAGAAGTTGGGCTGG ACACCCCTCCACCTGGTGGTCCAGAGGGGTGCCTTCCTGGGCGTCATCAACCTCCTGGAGCACCATGCAGATGTCTGTGCCCGCAACAAGGTGGGTTGGACACCTGCCCACCTGGCTCCTCTCCAAGATTACACAGCCATCCTCAAAGTTCTGGTCAAGGCTGGTGCCCAGCTGGATGTCCAGGATGGAGTAGGCTGCACATCCTTACAGCGGGCCCTCCAGAGCCAAAAACAGGGCACCATGGCCTTCCTAGAGGGCAAGGAGCCTCCACTGGCTACTTTGGGAGGTGCTGAGCTGGGAACCCAGACAGAAGTTTAG